One Calliopsis andreniformis isolate RMS-2024a chromosome 9, iyCalAndr_principal, whole genome shotgun sequence genomic window carries:
- the Su(sable) gene encoding suppressor of sable isoform X2, which produces MALESVSAAETLIQSNNDNDLEDGEIPSDEDDEPVPPPVADDTAKNASKSDTQKTKTFDSKLSKNKKPSVQGSSKHDRFLKYKSPTEDWAGDVEKAIRAALEEDGARNQDSKSKSKSNRNRSRKRLRDEREEERNKEQKRRKVSDDENVNEDEDEMLFVRGASPVRKDAQENSSPRHTNEHENFDSNSDYDERPSVNRHRENDTKRSNNRGGGGGGRRGGKNERGGKNKTRGQMRNDRNGRRNQNNDHNQDPDAICVYYMQGKCHRGDDCPFSHNALPPRKMELCKFYLMDCCAKRDKCLYMHHDFPCKFFHTGLKCNQGENCKFSHQPLNEQVKGILLKHLETAPKEILGDFPRLSREGAMLMINNTARSLAQGQEVTNQKIPSLFDLNVTAPPNTTEKTNEKEEKEEQTPQQKSVRERKPSGKKTRWGSDEDRVPYEQIMLLQSANEFGLQLPNAALGLATQQQLHQKSMIPQPMPNMEFYTEASSESNKIALNKARDREDFTKDVEEDEILEQAKKKDTSMLENSKDVDLRQLLKTSKKPPPVVSIADEVASLTKFDVESDQDEETDLVIEVPTEEEDKQKDKNIDQQEEMCTINEQSNSHDASSPQTEEQEIPAHLPKKAQELFMRIQQQQRPAQDSFKNMDNECSTQNADQILENWYSDDEDDDDDDEGGNLTIVLSNKDSSKEENESPEKSQNIVKEEPQATTVTPSIPQPAAIVDKLGDLSKIDISAEVSKLLSSLKAHSSTSGKSNQQNVNGPDYPKVKSSPDRVSDESVNQTKTGVASTFSASSQLSKVENETSSPRSSPGTSSVPVSRDPRMSRDPRQRRDEQKSSNSPSRTECKKESKHLRLETSIYSSGITAVDTNMDTDLRTTTDQDLRRKDMDFRQRFQTGFGDTDLRVVGAGFTDASTKSDVDLRQMLSLPFKPAPSHVPCTEIDASISSHPPMTYKVYVVDIPRPDYTGLKLTKNDAQVKYDPRLRKIFRIGKVELADSPMSPPPVKPDTPKSPPQVRSDPRRKALEASNLSSQNVNASMMKTVQQPPMEMSNMGMGTGMPVPQGMPGPQGMQGGQGMMPMGPNPMLGNMGPMGPMMNAPMGPQNMPPMGMTGMSNMPPGMALNGPVVPQNQMNFDPRFNVQRNNGAGLLGPAPGVPGFGPDVNSSYDAPPAYSGNNFNNFGPGPGPGPVPQDSGMMGFNPNGPNPNFGMDGPEWNGNNQNRRGGRIRRRNRNRTNIVTSN; this is translated from the exons ATGGCATTAGAGAGTGTTTCCGCGGCTGAGACTCTAATCCAAAG TAACAACGATAATGATTTGGAAGATGGAGAAATTCCATCCGATGAAGACGATGAGCCTGTACCACCACCTGTAGCTGATGATACTGCTAAAAATGCGTCAAAATCGGACACACAAAAAACTAAAACGTTTGATTCAAAGcttagtaaaaataaaaaaccaAGTGTTCAAGGAAGTAGTAAACATGACAGATTTTTAAAGTACAAAAGTCCAACAGAAGATTGGGCTGGGGATGTTGAAAAGGCTATTAGGGCAGCTTTAGAAGAAGATGGTGCTAGAAATCAAGATTCTAAATCTAAGAGCAAAAGTAATAGGAATAGGAGTAGGAAAAGGTTGCGTGATGAAAGAGAAGAAGAGCGTAATAAAGAACAAAAG AGGCGAAAGGTGAGTGATGATGAAAATGTTAACGAAGATGAGGATGAAATGTTATTCGTTAGAGGTGCTTCACCTGTTAGAAAAGATGCCCAGGAAAACAGTTCTCCAAGGCATACTAATGAACATGAAAATTTTGATAGTAACTCAGATTATGATGAAAGGCCTAGTGTAAATCGTCATAGGGAGAATGATACCAAACGTTCTAATAACAGGGGAGGTGGAGGAGGAG GACGGAGAGGAGGCAAAAATGAACGCGGTGGTAAAAATAAGACTCGTGGGCAGATGCGAAATGATAGAAACGGACGAAGAAAtcaaaataatgatcataatcaaGATCCAGACGCTATATGCGTTTATTACATGCAAGGAAAATGTCATAGAGGAGACGATTGTCCTTTTTCGCATAATGCTTTGCCACCTAGAAAAATGGAATTATGTAAATTTTATCTCATGGACTGCTGTGCAAAGAGGGACAAATGTCTCTATATGCATCATGATTTTCCATGTAAATTTTTCCATACAGGATTGAAATGTAATCAAGGAGAAAATTGTAAATTTTCTCATCAACCTTTAAATGAGCAG GTAAAAGGAATTTTATTAAAACATTTAGAAACAGCACCGAAGGAAATTCTTGGTGATTTTCCACGTTTAAGTAGAGAAGGAGCAATGTTAATGATAAATAATACAGCAAGATCCTTAGCACAAGGCCAGGAAGTAACAAATCAAAAGATTCCAAGTCTTTTTGATTTGAATGTAACTGCACCACCTAATACTACAGAAAAAACtaatgaaaaagaagaaaaag AGGAACAAACGCCTCAGCAGAAAAGTGTTAGAGAAAGAAAGCCATCTGGTAAAAAGACTCGATGGGGTTCAGATGAAGATAGAGTTCCATATGAGCAGATCATGCTGTTGCAATCGGCCAATGAATTTGGTTTGCAACTTCCGAATGCTGCTCTAGGTTTGGCAACCCAACAACAGCTGCATCAGAAATCAATGATACCACAACCAATGCCAAATATGGAATTTTATACTGAAGCTAGCTCCGAGTCGAATAAAATTGCGTTAAATAAAGCGCGGGATAGAGAAGATTTTACGAAAGACGTAGAAGAAGATGAAATTTTAGAGCAG GCAAAGAAAAAAGATACTTCGATGCTTGAAAATTCGAAGGATGTAGATTTAAGACAATTATTAAAAACTTCGAAGAAGCCTCCTCCGGTTGTTAGTATAGCTGATGAAGTAGCAAGTCTCACCAAATTTGACGTAGAGAGTGACCAAGACGAGGAAACGGATCTCGTTATAGAGGTTCCAACCGAAGAAGAAGATAAACAAAAGGATAAAAATATAGATCAACAAGAAG AAATGTGTACTATAAATGAACAAAGTAATAGTCACGATGCATCTTCACCGCAAACAGAGGAGCAAGAAATTCCTGCTCATTTACCTAAAAAAGCTCAGGAACTGTTTATGCGTATCCAACAACAACAACGACCGGCTCAAGATAGCTTTAAGAATATGGATAACGAATGTTCTACACAAAACGCAGATCAAATTTTAGAAAACTGGTATTCAGACGATgaagacgacgacgacgatgacgaAGGCGGCAATCTTACGATAGTACTTTCCAATAAAGATTCTTCAAAGGAGGAAAACGAGTCCCCAGAAAAGTCTCAGAATATTGTAAAAGAAGAACCGCAGGCCACAACCGTGACTCCGAGTATACCTCAACCAGCAGCGATCGTCGACAAATTAGGTGACTTGAGTAAAATTGATATCAGCGCTGAAGTATCAAAATTATTATCCTCTCTTAAAGCGCATAGTTCAACATCTGGTAAATCTAACCAACAAAATGTTAACGGCCCAGATTATCCAAAAGTGAAATCTTCGCCAGACAGAGTATCGGATGAATCTGTTAACCAAACGAAAACAGGAGTTGCTTCCACGTTTAGTGCTTCGAGTCAATTGTCGAAAGTTGAAAATGAGACATCGAGTCCACGTTCCTCGCCTGGGACGAGTTCTGTGCCTGTGTCCAGAGATCCTCGCATGTCTAGAGATCCTAGACAACGTAGAGATGAACAGAAGTCGAGTAATAGCCCCAGTAGGACTGAGTGCAAAAAGGAATCTAAGCATCTTAGATTGGAAACAAGCATCTACAGTTCTGGTATCACCGCAGTGGATACCAACATGGACACGGATCTTCGAACCACAACAGATCAAGATCTTAGGAGGAAGGATATGGACTTCAGGCAAAGATTTCAGACTGGTTTCGGAGATACAGATCTTCGAGTCGTAGGCGCAGGGTTTACAGACGCATCTACGAAGTCCGACGTTGATCTACGACAAATGTTAAGCTTACCATTTAAACCAGCTCCGTCGCACGTACCTTGCACGGAGATAGACGCGAGTATTTCGTCGCATCCTCCAATGACGTACAAAGTATACGTCGTTGACATCCCAAGGCCCGATTACACGGGTCTAAAGCTCACCAAAAACGATGCACAGGTGAAGTACGATCCACGCTTGAGAAAGATCTTCAGGATCGGCAAAGTCGAGTTAGCCGATTCTCCTATGTCTCCGCCTCCAGTGAAACCAGATACTCCGAAATCGCCACCGCAAGTGCGGTCTGATCCGCGTCGAAAAGCTCTCGAGGCTTCCAATTTATCTTCTCAGAACGTGAATGCTTCCATGATGAAAACTGTACAGCAACCACCAATGGAAATGTCGAATATGGGAATGGGTACTGGGATGCCTGTTCCTCAAGGCATGCCTGGGCCACAGGGTATGCAAGGAGGACAAGGCATGATGCCTATGGGTCCGAATCCAATGCTTGGAAACATGGGCCCGATGGGACCCATGATGAACGCGCCTATGGGTCCTCAGAATATGCCACCGATGGGTATGACAGGGATGTCTAATATGCCACCAGGAATGGCTCTTAATGGGCCAGTTGTGCCTCAAAATCAGATGAATTTTGACCCACGCTTCAATGTCCAACGTAATAATGGAGCTGGTCTTCTGGGCCCAGCGCCAGGTGTACCAGGCTTCGGGCCAGATGTTAATTCTTCATACGATGCTCCCCCCGCCTATTCTGGTAACAACTTCAACAACTTTGGTCCTGGTCCTGGTCCAGGCCCAGTGCCTCAGGATTCTGGTATGATGGGATTCAATCCGAACGGGCCAAATCCTAATTTTGGAATGGATGGGCCCGAATGGAACGGAAATAACCAAAATAGACGCGGTGGTCGTATCAGACGACGGAATCGTAACAGGACCAATATCGTGACTAGCAATTAA
- the Su(sable) gene encoding suppressor of sable isoform X1, which yields MIEMMIMMLNEMNVICGNNDNDLEDGEIPSDEDDEPVPPPVADDTAKNASKSDTQKTKTFDSKLSKNKKPSVQGSSKHDRFLKYKSPTEDWAGDVEKAIRAALEEDGARNQDSKSKSKSNRNRSRKRLRDEREEERNKEQKRRKVSDDENVNEDEDEMLFVRGASPVRKDAQENSSPRHTNEHENFDSNSDYDERPSVNRHRENDTKRSNNRGGGGGGRRGGKNERGGKNKTRGQMRNDRNGRRNQNNDHNQDPDAICVYYMQGKCHRGDDCPFSHNALPPRKMELCKFYLMDCCAKRDKCLYMHHDFPCKFFHTGLKCNQGENCKFSHQPLNEQVKGILLKHLETAPKEILGDFPRLSREGAMLMINNTARSLAQGQEVTNQKIPSLFDLNVTAPPNTTEKTNEKEEKEEQTPQQKSVRERKPSGKKTRWGSDEDRVPYEQIMLLQSANEFGLQLPNAALGLATQQQLHQKSMIPQPMPNMEFYTEASSESNKIALNKARDREDFTKDVEEDEILEQAKKKDTSMLENSKDVDLRQLLKTSKKPPPVVSIADEVASLTKFDVESDQDEETDLVIEVPTEEEDKQKDKNIDQQEEMCTINEQSNSHDASSPQTEEQEIPAHLPKKAQELFMRIQQQQRPAQDSFKNMDNECSTQNADQILENWYSDDEDDDDDDEGGNLTIVLSNKDSSKEENESPEKSQNIVKEEPQATTVTPSIPQPAAIVDKLGDLSKIDISAEVSKLLSSLKAHSSTSGKSNQQNVNGPDYPKVKSSPDRVSDESVNQTKTGVASTFSASSQLSKVENETSSPRSSPGTSSVPVSRDPRMSRDPRQRRDEQKSSNSPSRTECKKESKHLRLETSIYSSGITAVDTNMDTDLRTTTDQDLRRKDMDFRQRFQTGFGDTDLRVVGAGFTDASTKSDVDLRQMLSLPFKPAPSHVPCTEIDASISSHPPMTYKVYVVDIPRPDYTGLKLTKNDAQVKYDPRLRKIFRIGKVELADSPMSPPPVKPDTPKSPPQVRSDPRRKALEASNLSSQNVNASMMKTVQQPPMEMSNMGMGTGMPVPQGMPGPQGMQGGQGMMPMGPNPMLGNMGPMGPMMNAPMGPQNMPPMGMTGMSNMPPGMALNGPVVPQNQMNFDPRFNVQRNNGAGLLGPAPGVPGFGPDVNSSYDAPPAYSGNNFNNFGPGPGPGPVPQDSGMMGFNPNGPNPNFGMDGPEWNGNNQNRRGGRIRRRNRNRTNIVTSN from the exons ATGATAgagatgatgataatgatgcttAATGAAATGAACGTGATCTGCGG TAACAACGATAATGATTTGGAAGATGGAGAAATTCCATCCGATGAAGACGATGAGCCTGTACCACCACCTGTAGCTGATGATACTGCTAAAAATGCGTCAAAATCGGACACACAAAAAACTAAAACGTTTGATTCAAAGcttagtaaaaataaaaaaccaAGTGTTCAAGGAAGTAGTAAACATGACAGATTTTTAAAGTACAAAAGTCCAACAGAAGATTGGGCTGGGGATGTTGAAAAGGCTATTAGGGCAGCTTTAGAAGAAGATGGTGCTAGAAATCAAGATTCTAAATCTAAGAGCAAAAGTAATAGGAATAGGAGTAGGAAAAGGTTGCGTGATGAAAGAGAAGAAGAGCGTAATAAAGAACAAAAG AGGCGAAAGGTGAGTGATGATGAAAATGTTAACGAAGATGAGGATGAAATGTTATTCGTTAGAGGTGCTTCACCTGTTAGAAAAGATGCCCAGGAAAACAGTTCTCCAAGGCATACTAATGAACATGAAAATTTTGATAGTAACTCAGATTATGATGAAAGGCCTAGTGTAAATCGTCATAGGGAGAATGATACCAAACGTTCTAATAACAGGGGAGGTGGAGGAGGAG GACGGAGAGGAGGCAAAAATGAACGCGGTGGTAAAAATAAGACTCGTGGGCAGATGCGAAATGATAGAAACGGACGAAGAAAtcaaaataatgatcataatcaaGATCCAGACGCTATATGCGTTTATTACATGCAAGGAAAATGTCATAGAGGAGACGATTGTCCTTTTTCGCATAATGCTTTGCCACCTAGAAAAATGGAATTATGTAAATTTTATCTCATGGACTGCTGTGCAAAGAGGGACAAATGTCTCTATATGCATCATGATTTTCCATGTAAATTTTTCCATACAGGATTGAAATGTAATCAAGGAGAAAATTGTAAATTTTCTCATCAACCTTTAAATGAGCAG GTAAAAGGAATTTTATTAAAACATTTAGAAACAGCACCGAAGGAAATTCTTGGTGATTTTCCACGTTTAAGTAGAGAAGGAGCAATGTTAATGATAAATAATACAGCAAGATCCTTAGCACAAGGCCAGGAAGTAACAAATCAAAAGATTCCAAGTCTTTTTGATTTGAATGTAACTGCACCACCTAATACTACAGAAAAAACtaatgaaaaagaagaaaaag AGGAACAAACGCCTCAGCAGAAAAGTGTTAGAGAAAGAAAGCCATCTGGTAAAAAGACTCGATGGGGTTCAGATGAAGATAGAGTTCCATATGAGCAGATCATGCTGTTGCAATCGGCCAATGAATTTGGTTTGCAACTTCCGAATGCTGCTCTAGGTTTGGCAACCCAACAACAGCTGCATCAGAAATCAATGATACCACAACCAATGCCAAATATGGAATTTTATACTGAAGCTAGCTCCGAGTCGAATAAAATTGCGTTAAATAAAGCGCGGGATAGAGAAGATTTTACGAAAGACGTAGAAGAAGATGAAATTTTAGAGCAG GCAAAGAAAAAAGATACTTCGATGCTTGAAAATTCGAAGGATGTAGATTTAAGACAATTATTAAAAACTTCGAAGAAGCCTCCTCCGGTTGTTAGTATAGCTGATGAAGTAGCAAGTCTCACCAAATTTGACGTAGAGAGTGACCAAGACGAGGAAACGGATCTCGTTATAGAGGTTCCAACCGAAGAAGAAGATAAACAAAAGGATAAAAATATAGATCAACAAGAAG AAATGTGTACTATAAATGAACAAAGTAATAGTCACGATGCATCTTCACCGCAAACAGAGGAGCAAGAAATTCCTGCTCATTTACCTAAAAAAGCTCAGGAACTGTTTATGCGTATCCAACAACAACAACGACCGGCTCAAGATAGCTTTAAGAATATGGATAACGAATGTTCTACACAAAACGCAGATCAAATTTTAGAAAACTGGTATTCAGACGATgaagacgacgacgacgatgacgaAGGCGGCAATCTTACGATAGTACTTTCCAATAAAGATTCTTCAAAGGAGGAAAACGAGTCCCCAGAAAAGTCTCAGAATATTGTAAAAGAAGAACCGCAGGCCACAACCGTGACTCCGAGTATACCTCAACCAGCAGCGATCGTCGACAAATTAGGTGACTTGAGTAAAATTGATATCAGCGCTGAAGTATCAAAATTATTATCCTCTCTTAAAGCGCATAGTTCAACATCTGGTAAATCTAACCAACAAAATGTTAACGGCCCAGATTATCCAAAAGTGAAATCTTCGCCAGACAGAGTATCGGATGAATCTGTTAACCAAACGAAAACAGGAGTTGCTTCCACGTTTAGTGCTTCGAGTCAATTGTCGAAAGTTGAAAATGAGACATCGAGTCCACGTTCCTCGCCTGGGACGAGTTCTGTGCCTGTGTCCAGAGATCCTCGCATGTCTAGAGATCCTAGACAACGTAGAGATGAACAGAAGTCGAGTAATAGCCCCAGTAGGACTGAGTGCAAAAAGGAATCTAAGCATCTTAGATTGGAAACAAGCATCTACAGTTCTGGTATCACCGCAGTGGATACCAACATGGACACGGATCTTCGAACCACAACAGATCAAGATCTTAGGAGGAAGGATATGGACTTCAGGCAAAGATTTCAGACTGGTTTCGGAGATACAGATCTTCGAGTCGTAGGCGCAGGGTTTACAGACGCATCTACGAAGTCCGACGTTGATCTACGACAAATGTTAAGCTTACCATTTAAACCAGCTCCGTCGCACGTACCTTGCACGGAGATAGACGCGAGTATTTCGTCGCATCCTCCAATGACGTACAAAGTATACGTCGTTGACATCCCAAGGCCCGATTACACGGGTCTAAAGCTCACCAAAAACGATGCACAGGTGAAGTACGATCCACGCTTGAGAAAGATCTTCAGGATCGGCAAAGTCGAGTTAGCCGATTCTCCTATGTCTCCGCCTCCAGTGAAACCAGATACTCCGAAATCGCCACCGCAAGTGCGGTCTGATCCGCGTCGAAAAGCTCTCGAGGCTTCCAATTTATCTTCTCAGAACGTGAATGCTTCCATGATGAAAACTGTACAGCAACCACCAATGGAAATGTCGAATATGGGAATGGGTACTGGGATGCCTGTTCCTCAAGGCATGCCTGGGCCACAGGGTATGCAAGGAGGACAAGGCATGATGCCTATGGGTCCGAATCCAATGCTTGGAAACATGGGCCCGATGGGACCCATGATGAACGCGCCTATGGGTCCTCAGAATATGCCACCGATGGGTATGACAGGGATGTCTAATATGCCACCAGGAATGGCTCTTAATGGGCCAGTTGTGCCTCAAAATCAGATGAATTTTGACCCACGCTTCAATGTCCAACGTAATAATGGAGCTGGTCTTCTGGGCCCAGCGCCAGGTGTACCAGGCTTCGGGCCAGATGTTAATTCTTCATACGATGCTCCCCCCGCCTATTCTGGTAACAACTTCAACAACTTTGGTCCTGGTCCTGGTCCAGGCCCAGTGCCTCAGGATTCTGGTATGATGGGATTCAATCCGAACGGGCCAAATCCTAATTTTGGAATGGATGGGCCCGAATGGAACGGAAATAACCAAAATAGACGCGGTGGTCGTATCAGACGACGGAATCGTAACAGGACCAATATCGTGACTAGCAATTAA
- the Taf8 gene encoding TBP-associated factor 8, producing the protein MFMLDNMDIQTTNTRRKILNHVVCSILVECGYDTCEKQAVETLTEMLQSFIVEVGESARNYCELSGRTEPLIADVVVALINMGVKLDNLESYGKRLNRTVLPPLQQQTQSKQLNILQAGVKQSHPAHIPSYLPPFPDPHAYIRTPTHKQPVTEYEAIREKAATQKRDIERALTRFIAKTGETHSLFLTEDNSMFPLIACKPQFPSYLSALLPQDQVFEADQDFHFEPSPVKKKKEQEIEESEEGMKGQNEDNEQNGETATQQDAIDNPYLRPGKIPKNKMPGATAPSGLHTMKRDPLEC; encoded by the exons ATGTTTATGTTAGACAACATGGATATTCAAACAACAAATACGCGTAGGAAAATATTAAATCATGTAGTTTGTAGTATTTTAGTGGAGTGTGGTTATGACACCTGCGAGAAACAAGCTGTAGAAACTCTTACAGAGATGCTACAATCTT TCATTGTAGAGGTTGGAGAATCTGCAAGGAATTATTGCGAACTGTCTGGTAGAACGGAACCACTGATTGCAGATGTTGTAGTAGCATTGATAAATATGGGTGTGAAATTGGATAATTTAGAATCTTATGGGAAAAgattgaatagaacagttttaccaccgcttCAGCAACAAACTCAATCAAAGCAATTGAATATTTTACAGGCTGGAGTGAAACAAAGTCATCCGGCTCATATACCGAGTTATTTACCACCCTTTCCTGATCCACATGCATATATTAGGACACCG ACACACAAACAGCCAGTGACAGAATATGAAGCAATAAGAGAAAAAGCAGCAACGCAAAAGCGTGATATTGAAAGAGCTTTAACAAGATTTATTGCAAAAACTGGGGAAACACATAGTTTGTTCTTGACAGAGGATAATAGTATGTTTCCAT tAATAGCATGTAAGCCTCAATTTCCTAGTTATCTGTCTGCACTTCTTCCACAAGACCAAGTATTTGAAGCAGATCAAGATTTTCATTTTGAACCAAGTCCggttaaaaagaaaaaggaacaAGAAATAGAAGAGTCGGAGGAAG GTATGAAAGGTCAAAATGAAGATAATGAACAAAATGGGGAAACCGCGACACAACAAGATGCAATAGACAATCCTTATTTAAGACCTGGAAAGATACCAAAGAATAAAATGCCTGGAGCTACAGCTCCCTCGGGATTACATACAATGAAAAGGGATCCTCTGGAATGTTGA
- the LOC143183199 gene encoding U6 snRNA-associated Sm-like protein LSm8, which translates to MASGLESYVNHTVSIITSDGRNFIGTLKGFDQTINIILDESHERVYSTTQGVEQVVLGLHIIRGDNVAIVGELDDEMDARLDLSAIRADPLSSIVH; encoded by the exons atggCGTCAGGCTTAGAAAGTTACGTAAACC ACACAGTTTCCATTATTACTTCTGATGGTAGGAATTTTATT GGTACATTGAAAGGTTTTGATCAAACTATCAATATTATATTAGATGAATCACATGAGCGGGTATACAGTACAACGCAAGGTGTAGAACAAGTTGTATTGGGTCTACATATAATCAGAGGTGATAATGT AGCAATTGTAGGAGAATTGGACGACGAAATGGATGCACGTTTGGATTTATCAGCTATAAGAGCAGATCCCCTAAGTTCTATTGTACATTAA